The genomic DNA CAACAGCATCAGCTCTTGCGGGGTTAAACATTGTGATAATGATGCCGGTTTACTGGCTTGGGTGTGCGACTTTAACATGGCTAACTCGGCTTCGGCGCTGGGATAGCCGATGGAGATCCGCATCATAAACCGGTCAAGTTGCGACTCGGGTAAAGGGAAAGTACCCGCTTGATCAACCGGATTTTGGGTCGCAATAACAAAAAACGGTGAGCTTAGTGGGTGGGTGATCCCATCAATGGTAATTTGTTGTTCTGCCATGGCTTCGAGTAAAGCACTTTGGGTTTTAGGGCTAGCGCGGTTAATTTCATCAGCCAGTAACATTCGATTAAACACCGGGCCTTTGTGAAATATAAACTGTTGTTGCTCTTTACTGTAGATGGATACTCCAAGAATATCAGCAGGTAACATATCACTGGTAAATTGGATCCGCTGATAACTCATGCCTAAACTGCTGGCAATGCCTTGGGATAAACTGGTTTTACCCATGCCAGGTAAATCTTCAATCAGTAAGTGACCTTTGGCGAGGATACAAGCGACGGCAAGTTTGATTTGCTCAGGTTTACCTAGCAAAACTTGGCTCAGTTGATTGAGTAATGTTTGGATATTTGATTGCGACACGAAAACTCCAACTTTTAGTCATGAACCATTATCGGTTGATTATTGATTATCGATTACTGTATCTAGTGATGGTTTGTCGTTATCGCTTAGCGTTATGGTTTGTCGTTACCGGATCAGCATAAGCGTAATGGGTTAAATCGCAAATGATTATCAACAATTATTGAGTCAGCAGAGAATGGTGATCATACGTTACCCCTGCGACTTGTGTTAAGTAATAATAGCCGCCACGTTGTGGCGGCTATTATTACTAACGACGAGTAAACTGGTCATTATTAATAACGATGGCTGAACTCTTTTGAGCTAAACATCCCCAAACTTGGATTATCTTTGTGTTGAAAAATCATTCTGTAACTGAGCACCGCTTGCACATATTCACGGGTTTCAGTGTATGGAATTGTTTCAATAAAGCTCATCACATCTAAGCTTCCTTTAGAGACTTTTAACCAGCGTCGAACACTCCCGGGACCGGCATTATAAGCTGCCGTTGCGAGCACCCTATTTTGATCAAACTGTTTAAGTAATTCACTGTAATACGCACTGCCCAACATAATGTTCACTTTAGGGTCGTACAGGTCTTTTATGCCATTAAATCGTATTTTGTTCTTTGTAGCGGTTTGCTTGGCGGTGGCGGGCATTAATTGCATTAACCCCCTGGCACCCACACCTGAAGTCGCATAAGGATAGAATGCACTTTCTCGACGAGAAATCGCCCGGATCTCGTCAATGTTTACCGTGAACTTTTTACTGGCTTTGACAAATTCATCATTGGCGGCTTTAGGAAAACGTAAGGCTAATGAATTCCATAATTGCCCTTGAATGCTCGATTCGACACTAAAAGCATGCCAGCCGTTATTTAAGGCCAATAGGCCATATTGTGCCTTCATTTCGCTGTTGTGGCGGCGCATTAAATAGAGCCATTCGTTACGGGCATCAATCTGTTTATCTAAGGCCATTAATTCAATCACGCGAGCAAGCCCTGGGTCTTGGTGTAACCTGGCTTGCAACTCGGGGTTGGGTGCCAAATTATCATCATTCATCGCCAGAGGTTTACCTAAGGCTTCAGCGGCATTAAAACCGTAAAAATTACGTTGGCCACTTAAGCTTGACTGTAATTTTATCGCCGCTGTTTTGTCGTGGCGAGAGGTCATCTTAGCTTGCCAATATTGCCAGCGCGGATCGGCTTTACCTTGATCGCTCAGCAAGGCTAAATACTTCTCTACGGTAGTAAAGTCTTGCTCACCAATGGCCCAACGTAAGCGAATTTCGTATAGGTCATCAGATTTAATTAAGGGCAGCATGGTATCAATGTGTGACACCAGTTTTTCATCTTGCTTAATTAATGCTCGGCGGACTAAATAGCGATTAAGTTGGCGCCCTTCAACGTCGGTGAAACGATTGGTTTTTTGGTATTTAACATATAATTTAATCGCTTGATGTAAATCTTTGAGTGCCAGTTTACGCAATCCGGCATCGACAATATCACCTATGATCGGTTTAGAACTGGCAAATTTTTTCATATGACGCAAACGATTGGGATCGCGATAAACAGACAATAATAACTTGGCTTCGTCATCATGTTGGGTGACTTTTTGCGATAAATAACTCAGCAAACTAGATTGCCCTGCATTAAAACTCAGCAGCATACGGGCCCAGAGGAGTTCTTGTGTGCGGTAGCCCGCTTTAGTCCATTGGTTAATCACGGCATCACATTCTTTTGGACGTGAGTAACCATGAACCCATAAACGTTCTATCCCCTTGTATGCCATAGTGTTATTACCTGCATCAAGTTGTGCTTGGTAATAATAACACTGTAGACGTACATCATTAGGCGTGTCTGGGGATATCACCAGAAAGTCTTGCCAATGTTGTTTGTTCCCCGCATGGAGCAGGTATCGATAACGGGCGTTATTGTATAACGGGGTGGTATCAAATTGGTTAATTGAATTCAGTGCCGTTTGCCCAGAAGATCGCACTATGCTATCGATATTAGCGTGGTAATCGAGGTAAACCGTTAACGGATAATCGGCTAATTTTTGACGTAATGCTTGATACTTGTCGAGTTGATTGTTATCCAGTGCTTGACGAGCATCGAGATAGTTTTGCTGTTGCGATGTCAATGCATGAGCTTGGCCGAAAAAGGCCAATGATGTACAGAGTAATAATGCGCCAGTAATAAAAGTGTTTGCCCAAGTGTTACGCATTTAAATGTGAATCTCCGCCTCAGTATTTCATTTGCTACTGAGTGTTTGTGATAAGTGTTTGCGTTAAGAGTTTGTTGTACGTGTTTTGTCACTATTAGGCTTGTTGATTAAATAAAGATTAATAATTACTCCTGCTAGCCGTTAAATATTTTGTTGATGGGTTTCGGCTGACTCATCTAGTGCACGGTTAAGCAATTGTTTGTCTAACTGTTTGCTGGTGTCGACTCCAAATTGCTGCATCTGATGCGCTTGTCTAATGACATTGCCTTTGCCTGACGATAATTTTGCCATGGCACTTTGATAGCTTTTATCTGCCGTATCTAAGGCGCGACCGAGCTTTTCCATATCTTCAAGATAACCACATAATTTGTCATAAATGCGGCTTGCTTGCTTGGCAATATTTTGTGCATTTTGATTTTGATATTCATAACGCCATATATTATTGATAGTGCGTAAGGCCACCAGTAAATTGGTAGGACTGACGAGCATAATATTTTGTTCAAGCGCGAAATTGACTAAGCTTGGATCGTATTCAATGGCCAGTAAAAAGGCGGGCTCAATTGGGATAAACATAAGCACATAGTCCAAACTCTTGAGGCCGTGCAGCTTATGATAATCTTTTTGGCTTAGGCCTTTAATGTGCTGCCTAATCGACAGTGCGTGTTCTTTTATGGCTTGATCTCGAATGTCTTTATCTTCGCTATTAAAGTAACGTTCATAGCTGACTAGCGACATTTTTGCATCGATCACCACGTCTTTTTGCTCGGGTAAATGCACGATAACATCGGGTTTAAAGCGCTTACCATTGTCGTCTTTTAAATCTTGTTGTGTTTGGTACTCATGGCCTTCGCGCAAACCACTTTCTTGTAATACGCGATCTAAAATGACTTCGCCCCAATTACCTTGCTGCTTGTTGTCACCTTTAAGTGCATTAGTCAGGTTAATGGCGTCTTGGCTCATTTTTAAATTAAGATCACGTAAATTATCTAATTGATGTTTTAACGCGCTACGTTCAGATTGTTCATGAGTATATGACTCTTGAATTTGACGTCTGAAGCCTTCTAATTGCTGCTTTAACGGCCCGATTACGCCGTCTATTTGTGAGACATTTTGTTGTTTAAAGCTTTCACTGCGCTCTTCAAAAATTCGATTGGCCAGGTTTTCAAATTGCAGTTTAAGGCGCTCTTCTGCTGACTCGAGTAGAACAATTTTATCTTGTAATGACTTTTGCTCTGTTTCTGCTTTGACCAAAATGGTTTGTTGCACAGCGTTCGACTTGGCTAAATTGAGTTGGGATTCCATTAAACGATGCTGGCTATCGACCATTTGTTGCTCGACGACATTAACCCGATCGGCTTTGGTTTCTGCGCGAGACAGCTGAGCAATCAGTTCTTCTATCTTATGTTGCAGATGATTACTGTGATCGATTTTATCATCGAGTTTATCTTGTAACCTCGACATCTCAATATGCACTTCATTAAGTTGTTGAAGTGTTTGTTGTTCATGTTGAAGTTTTAGCTGCTCCCATCGTTTACGAGTTAATCGTTGATTGATGAGGGCGCCAATTAAAAAGGCAAGGAACGCGACAGCAATCAGAGCTGCAATTTGAGGGGGAGTTAACGACACTGCAAAAGGCATAACAATAACCGATAGAAGATAATGGTTAAGGGTCGCACGGCTAATAAACGCCTGCAAGGGGCAAAACAAGGATTGGATGAAATATTGTTGTTAATGATTAAATTTAAATCTACCTGTAACTTGAGTTCGTATCAACTGTCATTATGGCGGCGGTTATTGTGCTATTTTACTGACAAATTATGACCAAATCTGCTTTTGGCGGTTTTTAATAGTATGTTGAATTAACAAGATCAGTACGTTGAATTAAAAACAGCAATACGTTGAAATAAAAAACCAATGTAACCTGTCTATTGAGAGATGAAGAGCAGATTTTGGTCTCGATAGGCTGTCGACAAACATTTATAAGAGGTGATTTATGGCGGGTAATAAACGCTTTACTAA from Shewanella psychromarinicola includes the following:
- a CDS encoding AAA family ATPase; translated protein: MSQSNIQTLLNQLSQVLLGKPEQIKLAVACILAKGHLLIEDLPGMGKTSLSQGIASSLGMSYQRIQFTSDMLPADILGVSIYSKEQQQFIFHKGPVFNRMLLADEINRASPKTQSALLEAMAEQQITIDGITHPLSSPFFVIATQNPVDQAGTFPLPESQLDRFMMRISIGYPSAEAELAMLKSHTQASKPASLSQCLTPQELMLLQQQVAQVSASDAVLNYLIALVDFSRQHNTANGLSPRASIALLQAAKAWAFIHQRQYVVPEDIQAVFASVAEHRIRSSSQFQGQALSDTILASVNPIR
- a CDS encoding transglycosylase SLT domain-containing protein produces the protein MRNTWANTFITGALLLCTSLAFFGQAHALTSQQQNYLDARQALDNNQLDKYQALRQKLADYPLTVYLDYHANIDSIVRSSGQTALNSINQFDTTPLYNNARYRYLLHAGNKQHWQDFLVISPDTPNDVRLQCYYYQAQLDAGNNTMAYKGIERLWVHGYSRPKECDAVINQWTKAGYRTQELLWARMLLSFNAGQSSLLSYLSQKVTQHDDEAKLLLSVYRDPNRLRHMKKFASSKPIIGDIVDAGLRKLALKDLHQAIKLYVKYQKTNRFTDVEGRQLNRYLVRRALIKQDEKLVSHIDTMLPLIKSDDLYEIRLRWAIGEQDFTTVEKYLALLSDQGKADPRWQYWQAKMTSRHDKTAAIKLQSSLSGQRNFYGFNAAEALGKPLAMNDDNLAPNPELQARLHQDPGLARVIELMALDKQIDARNEWLYLMRRHNSEMKAQYGLLALNNGWHAFSVESSIQGQLWNSLALRFPKAANDEFVKASKKFTVNIDEIRAISRRESAFYPYATSGVGARGLMQLMPATAKQTATKNKIRFNGIKDLYDPKVNIMLGSAYYSELLKQFDQNRVLATAAYNAGPGSVRRWLKVSKGSLDVMSFIETIPYTETREYVQAVLSYRMIFQHKDNPSLGMFSSKEFSHRY
- the rmuC gene encoding DNA recombination protein RmuC, producing the protein MPFAVSLTPPQIAALIAVAFLAFLIGALINQRLTRKRWEQLKLQHEQQTLQQLNEVHIEMSRLQDKLDDKIDHSNHLQHKIEELIAQLSRAETKADRVNVVEQQMVDSQHRLMESQLNLAKSNAVQQTILVKAETEQKSLQDKIVLLESAEERLKLQFENLANRIFEERSESFKQQNVSQIDGVIGPLKQQLEGFRRQIQESYTHEQSERSALKHQLDNLRDLNLKMSQDAINLTNALKGDNKQQGNWGEVILDRVLQESGLREGHEYQTQQDLKDDNGKRFKPDVIVHLPEQKDVVIDAKMSLVSYERYFNSEDKDIRDQAIKEHALSIRQHIKGLSQKDYHKLHGLKSLDYVLMFIPIEPAFLLAIEYDPSLVNFALEQNIMLVSPTNLLVALRTINNIWRYEYQNQNAQNIAKQASRIYDKLCGYLEDMEKLGRALDTADKSYQSAMAKLSSGKGNVIRQAHQMQQFGVDTSKQLDKQLLNRALDESAETHQQNI